The following proteins come from a genomic window of Leptospira andrefontaineae:
- a CDS encoding LIC_10421 family protein, producing MKKTLATILFSLILAGNISAFTDLDNLLIAEATTPDLKKIAKDYFNKKAKDHKELAEKYKSLAGQSHGGKATADAAEKDKYKKLADHCDKEAAAYKAQADKF from the coding sequence ATGAAAAAAACCTTAGCAACCATTCTGTTTTCCCTGATCTTGGCAGGTAATATTTCTGCATTTACCGATCTGGACAATCTTCTCATCGCGGAAGCAACCACTCCGGATCTAAAAAAGATCGCAAAAGATTATTTTAACAAAAAAGCTAAAGACCATAAGGAATTGGCAGAAAAGTATAAATCTTTAGCTGGTCAATCCCACGGTGGGAAAGCTACCGCTGATGCAGCAGAGAAGGATAAATATAAAAAACTAGCCGATCATTGTGACAAAGAAGCAGCAGCTTACAAAGCACAAGCGGATAAATTCTAA
- a CDS encoding cob(I)yrinic acid a,c-diamide adenosyltransferase translates to MKIYTKKGDSGTTSLASGTRVSKSDPRVELYGTADELNSAIGVAISFLTKDSKLKDSLERIQNLLFELGSELAGYKKKDDSSCILEEDISELEKEIDLWQDSLLPLKNFILPGGSSASSFLHVSRTLARRLERDLVHYKEEGHEVFAENLRFLNRLSDHLFVAARYANFESKIPEPEWKSRAKGK, encoded by the coding sequence ATGAAAATTTATACCAAAAAGGGAGACTCTGGAACCACATCCTTAGCTTCCGGAACCAGGGTCTCTAAATCGGATCCCAGGGTAGAATTATACGGAACCGCAGACGAATTGAACTCTGCTATAGGAGTCGCAATTTCTTTCCTAACAAAAGATTCCAAATTAAAAGATTCATTGGAGAGGATCCAAAATTTACTATTTGAATTGGGATCAGAACTTGCGGGATATAAGAAGAAGGATGATTCTTCCTGTATCCTAGAAGAGGATATTTCCGAATTAGAGAAGGAGATAGATCTTTGGCAAGATTCGCTTCTTCCTTTGAAAAATTTTATCCTTCCTGGCGGATCGTCTGCCTCTTCTTTTTTGCATGTTTCCAGGACCTTGGCTAGACGATTAGAAAGAGACCTAGTACATTATAAAGAAGAAGGTCACGAGGTCTTTGCAGAAAATCTTAGATTCCTGAACAGACTTTCTGATCATCTATTCGTAGCCGCACGATATGCAAATTTTGAATCTAAAATCCCGGAACCAGAATGGAAATCCAGAGCCAAAGGCAAATAA
- a CDS encoding TolC family protein, which produces MNARLIVLISIYTLFSSAINAEKKSLEEILDVLVKEHPESKSLAGLTQAHKSHSDATGILPDPKIGVAFRNYPTRGGYSTSDRALDTPTMTGIELSVSQEFPFPGKLSTEKRISKLMQTESNFAYQAGVNRILGDFFSRLNKYKYSEKKKAINERILTLLGAQKSISENSYSYGENTLSGVLKATVAKTEAIEKETEYTTQLKDLKSQLEYYQISDKITFSDLYSIDLDSFLENKNDELEALIVAQTSLIEDSPEYKIQAEEEKRLKEQAKLTKYSLAPQTEVFFSYMKRRSQTFALDQGPLNYGLMDTTEYRGDLFSFGMNMKVPVWSALKWNSITGETEHLAEVGKDSVEKTRVQMLSELNRNLAFIKGVSNQIRLVEKRLIPELEKSARAGSFQYASGKVNVQDTLLAQTEILNTKIRLEDLKERKNESILNTLKLLSFIYKDNKTPEHDKHN; this is translated from the coding sequence ATGAACGCAAGACTTATTGTCTTAATATCAATTTATACATTATTTTCATCCGCTATAAATGCGGAAAAAAAGAGTCTGGAAGAAATATTGGATGTATTAGTAAAAGAACATCCTGAATCCAAATCATTAGCTGGACTTACCCAGGCTCATAAATCCCATTCCGATGCAACCGGTATATTACCGGATCCTAAAATAGGAGTCGCATTCAGGAATTATCCTACTCGAGGAGGTTATTCTACTTCAGACCGAGCTTTGGATACACCTACAATGACTGGGATAGAATTATCCGTATCCCAAGAGTTTCCTTTCCCGGGAAAATTGAGTACCGAAAAAAGAATCTCAAAACTTATGCAAACTGAGTCAAACTTTGCTTATCAAGCAGGAGTGAATCGGATCTTGGGAGATTTTTTTAGTCGATTGAACAAATATAAATATTCTGAAAAGAAGAAGGCAATCAACGAGAGAATATTGACCCTACTTGGTGCCCAAAAGTCCATTAGTGAAAACTCATATTCGTATGGGGAAAACACTTTATCGGGAGTATTAAAGGCTACTGTTGCCAAAACGGAAGCAATTGAAAAAGAAACAGAATATACGACCCAATTGAAAGACCTGAAGTCTCAGCTCGAATACTATCAGATTTCTGATAAAATTACCTTCTCCGATCTATATTCTATAGATTTGGATTCATTTTTAGAAAATAAAAATGACGAATTAGAAGCGCTGATTGTTGCTCAAACTTCGTTGATCGAAGATTCACCAGAATATAAGATCCAAGCAGAAGAAGAAAAACGTTTAAAGGAACAGGCAAAACTTACTAAGTATTCTCTTGCCCCCCAAACAGAAGTTTTTTTCTCCTACATGAAACGTAGATCCCAAACCTTCGCATTGGACCAAGGGCCTTTAAATTACGGGCTTATGGATACAACCGAATATAGAGGAGATCTTTTTAGTTTTGGAATGAATATGAAAGTTCCGGTTTGGTCCGCTCTCAAGTGGAACTCGATCACTGGGGAAACGGAACATCTTGCAGAAGTAGGTAAAGACTCCGTAGAAAAAACAAGAGTGCAAATGCTTTCCGAATTGAACAGAAATCTGGCTTTTATCAAAGGAGTTTCTAACCAAATTCGTTTGGTAGAAAAAAGACTGATCCCGGAACTGGAAAAATCTGCGAGAGCAGGTTCATTTCAATATGCCTCAGGAAAGGTAAACGTTCAGGATACACTTCTTGCTCAAACAGAGATCCTAAACACGAAAATACGTTTAGAAGATCTAAAAGAACGTAAGAACGAATCTATTTTGAATACATTGAAACTTCTAAGTTTTATCTATAAAGATAACAAAACTCCGGAACATGATAAACATAACTAA
- a CDS encoding glycosyltransferase family 2 protein, producing MKLFRLVLVLPAYNEELTIEKTILEFYKEIPNAYFVIVDNNSKDRTSEISKNVLAEHSISGEVIFERRQGKANAIRTAFTKVDAEIYIMCDADLTYPASKIHSMLQTLKEKDLDMLVGDRLSEGDYGRENKRRFHSTGNKLVLTLINFLFGTKLKDPMSGYRVFSRRFVKNYPILTSGFEIEIEMTLHALDKRFRFEEISIPYKDRPAGSFSKLNTIRDGYKVVKNILWIFKDYKPMHFFGFFSVISGILSLIAGTPPVIDYIEYKYVYHVPLAVLATGLMLFSWIQIAIGLVLHTVSKIQRTNFELRLIRFEMEASSRKQMIIPSVLPRNDENKKTIASGKI from the coding sequence ATGAAACTTTTTCGTCTCGTACTGGTCCTTCCCGCATATAATGAAGAACTTACAATAGAAAAAACCATTTTGGAATTTTATAAGGAGATTCCAAATGCATATTTTGTTATCGTAGATAATAACTCCAAGGATCGGACCTCTGAGATTTCTAAGAACGTTTTAGCGGAACATTCGATCTCGGGGGAAGTAATCTTCGAAAGAAGGCAAGGAAAAGCAAATGCTATTAGAACTGCATTCACAAAGGTTGATGCGGAAATTTATATCATGTGCGATGCGGACCTGACATACCCTGCTTCCAAAATTCATTCTATGTTACAAACTTTAAAGGAAAAAGATTTGGACATGCTCGTGGGAGATCGTTTGAGTGAAGGAGATTACGGAAGGGAGAATAAGAGAAGATTTCATTCTACTGGAAACAAACTCGTTCTTACATTGATCAACTTTTTATTCGGAACAAAACTTAAAGATCCGATGAGCGGTTACAGAGTATTCTCTCGAAGATTTGTAAAAAATTATCCAATCTTAACATCCGGTTTCGAAATTGAAATCGAAATGACCTTACATGCTTTGGATAAAAGGTTTAGATTCGAAGAAATTTCCATTCCTTATAAAGATAGACCTGCTGGAAGTTTTTCCAAATTGAATACCATTCGAGATGGATATAAGGTAGTGAAGAATATATTATGGATCTTTAAAGATTATAAACCGATGCATTTTTTTGGGTTTTTTTCAGTGATTTCGGGGATTTTATCCCTAATTGCAGGAACTCCTCCGGTTATAGATTATATTGAATACAAATATGTGTATCATGTTCCTCTGGCTGTGCTCGCAACAGGCTTGATGTTATTTTCTTGGATACAAATAGCGATCGGACTCGTTTTACATACGGTATCTAAAATCCAAAGAACGAATTTTGAATTGAGATTGATCCGTTTCGAAATGGAAGCCTCATCTCGAAAACAGATGATCATTCCTAGTGTTCTACCGAGAAATGATGAAAATAAGAAGACGATTGCGAGCGGGAAGATTTAA
- a CDS encoding LIC13259/LIC11441 family protein, with product MKKLHYLFLILILTTGDLFSHEGKETFVLREVAKIHSSIYSETAGNIDVQKLVQFLKEDADHKKDTEKFRKALPIAEELGKTTELSKKRELFERLSKELESIVGHHDKSGVSVFYCPMLKKKWLASGKEIKNPYDSKMKNCGEIVNEAK from the coding sequence ATGAAGAAACTACATTATCTATTTTTAATTCTCATCCTGACCACAGGAGATCTATTTTCTCATGAAGGAAAGGAAACGTTCGTTCTGAGAGAAGTTGCCAAGATCCATTCTTCAATCTATTCCGAAACTGCAGGGAATATAGATGTACAAAAACTGGTACAATTTTTGAAAGAAGATGCGGATCATAAGAAGGATACTGAAAAATTTAGGAAAGCTTTACCGATTGCAGAAGAATTGGGTAAAACTACGGAACTTTCTAAAAAGAGGGAATTATTCGAACGATTATCTAAAGAATTGGAATCGATTGTTGGCCATCACGATAAATCCGGAGTTTCCGTTTTTTATTGTCCAATGCTTAAAAAGAAATGGCTGGCTTCCGGTAAAGAGATCAAAAATCCATACGATTCTAAAATGAAAAATTGCGGAGAGATCGTCAATGAAGCCAAATGA
- a CDS encoding flagellin yields the protein MIINHNISALRANNVLKTVNHDLDKTTEKLSTGMRINRAGDDALGFAVSERMRTQIRGLAQAERNVMDGVSFIQVTEGNLEQVNNILQRLRELSIQTSNGIYSDDDRKLVQLEVDQLIEEVDRLGKSAEFNKIRPLSGAYSKDSKNPIQLHVGPNQNEKLEIFVDAMNAGALQLETNGKKQTLSTPASSNAMIGILDNAIQKVNKQRSDLGAYYNRLEITAEGLQSNYINMVSAESRVRDADMAEHIVDYTKNQILTKSGVAMLAQANMRPEQVVKLLSERFG from the coding sequence ATGATTATCAATCACAACATCAGCGCTCTTCGTGCAAATAATGTACTGAAGACAGTTAATCACGACCTGGACAAAACCACAGAAAAATTATCAACCGGTATGAGGATCAATCGTGCCGGTGATGATGCATTGGGATTTGCAGTTTCCGAAAGGATGCGCACCCAAATTCGTGGTCTTGCCCAGGCAGAAAGAAACGTAATGGATGGAGTTTCATTCATTCAGGTTACCGAAGGTAATCTGGAACAAGTGAATAATATTCTCCAAAGATTGAGAGAATTATCCATCCAAACTTCCAACGGGATTTACTCGGATGATGATCGTAAACTCGTTCAACTGGAAGTAGACCAACTCATCGAAGAAGTGGACAGGCTGGGTAAATCTGCCGAGTTCAATAAAATTCGCCCATTGAGTGGAGCCTACTCTAAGGATTCTAAAAATCCGATCCAGTTGCATGTTGGACCGAATCAAAACGAGAAGCTGGAAATTTTCGTGGATGCTATGAATGCAGGTGCTCTTCAATTGGAGACAAACGGTAAAAAGCAGACTTTGTCTACTCCCGCTTCTTCCAATGCGATGATCGGTATTCTGGATAACGCGATCCAAAAGGTGAATAAACAAAGATCCGATTTAGGAGCTTATTATAACCGTTTGGAAATTACAGCAGAAGGCCTGCAGTCAAACTATATCAATATGGTTTCCGCTGAAAGCCGAGTAAGGGACGCGGATATGGCGGAACATATCGTGGACTATACCAAGAATCAGATTTTAACCAAAAGTGGGGTTGCAATGCTTGCGCAAGCAAACATGAGACCTGAACAAGTGGTAAAACTTCTGAGTGAAAGATTCGGATAA
- a CDS encoding efflux RND transporter permease subunit: MIQSIIRFSAENKFLVLLVTLAILVASYVSMKTIPLDAIPDLSDTQVIVYSRWDRSPDIMEDQVTYPIITSLLGAPKIKVVRGFSDFGFSYVYVIFQDGTDIYWARSRVLEYLSRIQPLLPAGVKTELGPDASAVGWVYQYALIDQTGNNSLVDLRTYQDFHLRYLLNSVPGVSEVAGIGGFKKQYQITIHPNALRSYNVDFETVIQKVRESNQETGGRLLEISGAEYMVRGRGYLSSLTDIENIPLSTDANGTPVLLKNVASVQFGPDIRRGIADLDGEGDVVAGTIVMRHGENALSVIERVKTKLEEIKKNLPKGAELITTYDRSELIEHAISNLKFKLIEEMIIVSIVILIFLWHFPSAIIPILTIPISVIIAFIPMNLLDINANIMSLAGMAISIGVLVDGAIVEVENAYKKLEEWEAGGRIGDYHAVRLEALLEVGPSVFFSLLVIAVAFFPIFTLVDQEGRLFRPLAYSKNIAMAVAAFLAITLDPAVRMLFTRMEPFQFKNALFSKIATTMFVGKYYPEEKHPVSKILFRFYEPACRYVLHRPKTIIASAFTLVILTVPVYFSLGSEFMPQLYEESFLYMPTTLPGISVAEAEKLMIAMDKKLKSFPEVKRVFGKAGRSDTATDPAPFSMMETVILLKPQDEWRKADRFYSNLPRIFQYPFLPFISERLTKDELVEKMNKEMQFPGATNAWTMPIKTRIDMLSTGMRTPIGIKILGSSLEEIESIGIKIEALLKTDKNVRSVFAERTAGGYFLDLNLRREKLARYNISVETAQQIIVAAIGGEPITQTIEGRERFSVNVRYPRELRDSLEKIKTILVPTKEFGHIPISEIASIGAKTGPSMIRDENGFLAGYVYVDPSTSDIGGFVDKAKKKVSESILLPPGYSIVWSGQYENMIRVRERMMYILPLTIFIIFLLLYFNTKSYIKTSIVLLAVPFSLIGAVGLLYILDYQISVAVWVGMIALMGLDAETGVFMLLYLDLSYEDAKKKGRLRTKEELIEAIIHGAVHRIRPKIMTVLAAMMGLLPIMWSASTGSDVMKRIAAPMVGGLVTSFILELLVYPPIYMLWKEGKLGDILPVLPLTKKRRAKSI; encoded by the coding sequence ATGATACAATCCATTATTCGCTTTTCTGCAGAAAACAAGTTTTTGGTTCTTCTGGTCACTTTAGCAATACTTGTCGCATCTTATGTGTCCATGAAAACGATTCCTTTGGATGCAATCCCGGATCTTTCAGATACTCAGGTAATTGTATATTCTCGTTGGGATAGAAGTCCAGATATCATGGAAGACCAGGTAACGTATCCGATCATTACTTCTCTTTTAGGTGCGCCTAAGATCAAGGTAGTTCGTGGGTTTTCAGATTTCGGTTTTTCTTATGTATATGTCATTTTCCAAGATGGAACTGATATCTATTGGGCCCGATCTAGGGTCTTAGAGTATCTTTCTAGGATACAACCTTTACTGCCCGCAGGAGTAAAGACAGAATTGGGTCCGGATGCGAGTGCTGTCGGATGGGTATACCAGTATGCATTGATCGACCAAACAGGGAATAATTCACTCGTAGATCTAAGGACCTACCAGGATTTCCATCTACGTTACCTGTTAAATTCTGTTCCGGGAGTTTCGGAAGTAGCCGGGATCGGTGGGTTTAAAAAACAATACCAAATAACTATTCATCCAAATGCATTAAGATCTTATAATGTGGATTTCGAAACTGTGATCCAGAAGGTTCGAGAAAGTAATCAAGAAACCGGAGGTCGACTATTAGAAATCTCCGGTGCCGAATATATGGTCAGAGGAAGAGGATATCTTTCTTCCTTAACTGATATAGAGAATATCCCACTCTCTACGGATGCAAATGGAACTCCTGTACTTTTGAAAAACGTGGCTTCAGTCCAATTCGGTCCGGATATTCGAAGAGGGATCGCTGATTTAGATGGAGAAGGGGATGTGGTCGCCGGCACCATAGTCATGCGTCATGGGGAAAATGCACTTTCTGTAATCGAAAGGGTGAAAACCAAATTGGAAGAAATTAAAAAGAATCTTCCAAAAGGAGCAGAATTAATCACCACTTACGATAGATCTGAATTGATAGAACATGCGATCAGCAATCTGAAATTCAAATTAATAGAAGAGATGATCATTGTTTCGATCGTGATACTCATCTTTTTATGGCATTTTCCTTCTGCCATTATCCCAATTCTTACGATCCCGATTTCGGTGATCATTGCATTCATTCCAATGAACCTGTTGGATATCAATGCGAATATCATGTCTTTAGCTGGAATGGCTATCTCAATCGGTGTACTCGTGGATGGAGCAATTGTAGAAGTAGAGAATGCTTATAAAAAATTAGAAGAATGGGAAGCAGGGGGGAGGATTGGAGATTACCATGCAGTCCGTCTAGAAGCCCTGCTCGAAGTAGGACCTTCCGTTTTCTTCTCTTTGCTTGTGATCGCTGTGGCCTTCTTTCCTATATTCACACTTGTCGACCAAGAGGGAAGATTATTTCGACCGCTAGCTTATTCTAAAAATATCGCGATGGCGGTTGCCGCATTCTTGGCCATCACTTTAGATCCGGCTGTTAGAATGTTATTCACAAGAATGGAGCCTTTCCAATTCAAGAATGCTCTTTTCTCCAAAATAGCTACTACAATGTTCGTAGGAAAATATTATCCGGAAGAGAAACATCCGGTCAGTAAGATATTATTCAGATTTTATGAACCCGCTTGTCGCTATGTTCTTCATAGACCGAAAACGATTATAGCTTCTGCATTTACCTTAGTAATTCTGACTGTTCCCGTGTATTTCAGTTTAGGTTCTGAGTTCATGCCTCAACTTTATGAAGAATCTTTTCTCTACATGCCAACTACCTTACCCGGTATCTCTGTAGCGGAAGCTGAAAAACTAATGATCGCGATGGATAAAAAACTGAAAAGTTTTCCCGAAGTGAAACGTGTTTTTGGAAAAGCAGGACGTTCGGATACTGCTACGGATCCGGCGCCATTCTCTATGATGGAAACTGTGATACTTCTCAAACCTCAGGATGAATGGAGGAAGGCGGATAGGTTCTATTCAAATTTACCAAGGATCTTCCAATACCCGTTTCTTCCATTTATATCGGAAAGACTAACCAAAGACGAATTAGTGGAGAAGATGAACAAGGAAATGCAATTTCCTGGAGCCACAAACGCCTGGACCATGCCGATTAAAACTCGTATCGATATGCTTAGCACCGGTATGAGGACTCCTATCGGAATTAAGATCTTAGGCTCTTCTTTAGAAGAAATAGAATCTATTGGGATCAAAATAGAAGCACTTCTTAAAACGGACAAAAATGTTCGAAGCGTATTTGCGGAAAGAACAGCCGGCGGTTATTTTTTAGATCTGAATTTAAGAAGGGAAAAATTAGCAAGATATAATATATCAGTGGAGACCGCTCAGCAAATCATTGTGGCAGCCATCGGAGGAGAACCGATCACTCAAACCATAGAAGGTAGAGAACGTTTTTCAGTAAATGTGCGCTATCCTCGTGAGCTACGTGATTCCTTGGAAAAGATCAAAACGATTTTGGTTCCTACAAAAGAATTCGGACATATTCCAATCTCAGAAATTGCAAGTATAGGAGCAAAAACCGGTCCCTCTATGATCCGTGATGAGAATGGATTTTTGGCAGGTTATGTGTATGTGGATCCTTCTACCTCGGATATTGGAGGTTTTGTAGATAAGGCAAAAAAGAAGGTCTCAGAATCGATCCTTCTTCCTCCTGGATATTCGATAGTTTGGAGCGGTCAATATGAGAATATGATACGTGTCCGGGAAAGAATGATGTACATTCTACCTTTGACAATCTTCATCATATTTTTATTATTATACTTCAATACAAAATCGTATATTAAAACTTCGATCGTACTTCTGGCGGTTCCATTCTCACTGATTGGAGCGGTTGGACTTCTTTATATTCTGGACTACCAAATCTCAGTAGCAGTATGGGTTGGAATGATCGCTCTCATGGGATTGGATGCAGAAACGGGAGTGTTTATGCTTTTATATCTGGACCTTTCCTATGAAGACGCAAAGAAAAAAGGAAGATTAAGAACCAAGGAAGAGTTAATAGAAGCGATCATACACGGTGCTGTGCATAGGATACGACCTAAGATCATGACTGTTCTTGCTGCAATGATGGGACTTCTACCAATCATGTGGTCTGCAAGCACAGGTTCGGATGTGATGAAAAGGATCGCCGCTCCTATGGTAGGGGGACTAGTAACCAGTTTTATCCTGGAACTTCTAGTATATCCTCCAATATACATGCTTTGGAAAGAGGGAAAGCTGGGAGATATTTTACCTGTCCTTCCTTTAACCAAGAAAAGAAGAGCGAAATCAATTTAA
- a CDS encoding PHP domain-containing protein: MKRSRIIFLVSIFLGVLLLGNLLTWAIFRSETFRSSVNWEKYSNPYKRNTNLKFQKTGIHLHTNRTWFTPGRNSPEEIETVYAANGYKILGFTDYERVTSPDSPKLAQIKGFEWGTNLRKRHFSVLGLEDASYDLFPLYADPENLQWVIDKLESKNGFVVINHPLLNESFPLKLLTQLKEYDALEVMSPFGDIPKFWDKLLSEKHPSFCMASDDLHYLPREEYLRVKTSGIPNWRDLSSEIYKQEGESLMRYLLVNTDSLDEKEILRSLKEGNYLCVRKMERSLAEPKLGPLGLNSENEIHFDFEDTPISVDFIGQNSEILSHTSYQNKGSYRLKPTDLYVRVQVIYPTAIILSNPFFQKH, encoded by the coding sequence ATGAAAAGAAGTAGGATAATCTTCTTAGTTTCTATCTTTCTCGGGGTTTTATTACTCGGAAATTTGCTCACCTGGGCGATTTTCAGAAGTGAGACTTTTAGGTCGTCTGTCAATTGGGAGAAATATTCCAATCCATACAAAAGAAATACCAATCTTAAATTTCAAAAGACTGGGATACATTTACATACCAATCGTACTTGGTTCACTCCTGGCAGAAATTCTCCGGAAGAGATCGAAACAGTCTACGCAGCAAATGGTTATAAAATTTTAGGCTTCACCGATTATGAAAGGGTTACCAGTCCAGATTCTCCAAAACTTGCTCAGATCAAAGGATTTGAGTGGGGAACTAATCTTAGAAAAAGACATTTCAGTGTGTTAGGGTTAGAAGACGCAAGTTACGATCTATTTCCTCTTTACGCAGATCCGGAAAACCTACAATGGGTGATCGATAAACTCGAATCTAAAAACGGTTTCGTAGTGATCAATCATCCACTCTTGAATGAATCATTTCCTTTAAAACTTTTAACTCAATTAAAAGAATACGATGCGTTAGAAGTGATGAGCCCTTTTGGTGATATTCCTAAATTTTGGGATAAATTATTAAGTGAAAAACATCCTTCTTTCTGCATGGCTTCCGACGATTTACATTATCTTCCGAGAGAAGAATACTTAAGAGTTAAAACTTCCGGAATTCCAAACTGGAGAGACCTAAGTTCTGAAATTTATAAACAGGAAGGGGAATCTTTAATGAGATACCTTCTTGTAAATACGGATAGCCTGGACGAAAAAGAAATTCTTCGTTCCCTGAAAGAAGGAAATTATCTCTGTGTTCGCAAGATGGAAAGAAGTTTAGCGGAACCTAAACTAGGTCCTTTAGGACTTAATTCGGAAAATGAGATCCATTTTGATTTCGAGGATACTCCTATCAGCGTTGACTTCATTGGACAAAATTCAGAAATCCTTTCTCATACTTCTTATCAAAATAAGGGTTCTTATAGACTGAAACCTACGGATCTATATGTGAGAGTGCAGGTGATCTATCCAACTGCAATCATTCTGAGTAATCCGTTTTTTCAGAAACATTAG
- a CDS encoding efflux RND transporter periplasmic adaptor subunit, translating to MKPNDLSTYFSAGLLGKLLAVLIVAAFIADCSSKKDIYYCPMHPHYTSDRPGNCPICNMDLVKKQDPSEHKDHTNVNNSLQLSESKSAEEDHSSHQSETSSENNSKELILSFEKQQSIGIKTELVGRRNLVKKISAYSSVAYDPELYSALSEYKEAVRSSEFLSPEIIRNLQLRLRQLGLSQDQIRVWTSGARDPSELILGGKSGRAHIYSQIYESDFTTAKVGLPIKFKTDVYPEKEFSGKIKSIDVILDKNNRTLRLRSEVSDPGQLLKPQMFGDAMIEVSLPKVLSVPTSAILDTGKQKIAYVQTAPDRFQAVSVQTGKNIEPWVEILSGLKEEQRVVTESTFLIDSEAKIRFSSDSHAH from the coding sequence ATGAAGCCAAATGATCTTTCTACTTATTTTTCTGCAGGATTACTCGGAAAACTTTTAGCCGTTTTGATAGTCGCGGCTTTTATAGCAGACTGTTCTTCTAAAAAGGACATCTACTATTGTCCGATGCATCCCCATTACACTTCTGATCGTCCCGGGAACTGTCCGATCTGCAATATGGATTTGGTTAAAAAACAAGATCCTTCCGAACATAAGGACCACACAAATGTAAACAATTCTTTGCAGCTATCGGAATCTAAATCTGCCGAAGAGGATCATTCTTCTCATCAGTCTGAAACTTCTTCCGAAAACAATTCCAAAGAGTTAATTCTTTCTTTCGAAAAACAACAGTCAATTGGTATTAAAACGGAATTAGTGGGCAGAAGGAACCTGGTCAAAAAGATCAGCGCCTATTCTAGCGTTGCATATGATCCAGAATTATATTCCGCATTAAGCGAATATAAAGAAGCGGTTCGTTCTTCTGAATTTCTTTCTCCTGAGATCATTCGAAATCTGCAACTAAGGCTAAGGCAATTAGGTTTAAGTCAGGATCAGATCCGAGTCTGGACTTCCGGCGCAAGAGATCCGTCCGAGCTGATCTTAGGAGGAAAATCGGGTAGAGCACATATTTATTCTCAGATATATGAATCTGATTTTACTACGGCTAAAGTAGGGCTTCCTATTAAATTCAAAACGGATGTATATCCTGAGAAAGAATTCAGCGGAAAGATCAAAAGTATAGATGTGATTTTGGATAAGAATAACCGCACACTTAGGCTTCGTAGCGAAGTTTCAGATCCAGGCCAACTTCTAAAACCTCAAATGTTCGGGGATGCAATGATAGAAGTTTCACTTCCGAAAGTATTGTCTGTTCCAACTTCTGCGATTTTGGATACTGGAAAACAAAAGATCGCTTATGTGCAAACTGCACCCGATAGATTTCAAGCGGTTTCCGTCCAAACGGGTAAGAATATAGAACCTTGGGTAGAAATTTTATCCGGGCTAAAAGAAGAACAAAGAGTTGTGACTGAGTCCACCTTTCTGATCGATTCGGAAGCAAAGATCAGATTCAGCTCCGATTCTCATGCTCATTAA